Sequence from the Candidatus Neomarinimicrobiota bacterium genome:
TCTCCCATTACATTCAGCATAAAGGGTAGGTGCTTAATCACTTCTGAAAATCCCATAATTGCCAATTGATCTGAATGATACATTTTATCGAGACCTTCGGCCACCATCCCGTCTCCTCCGTGACCAACAAAGTGGGAAGAAGGCTCTACTTTTTTGATGGCGCGTATCAGGTTGGCTCCGTGTAAATCACCGGAGGCTTCACCGGCAACAATAAAAAATGTGGTTTGACTCAAATTAACCCTCGTTTTGATTCATGAACCTGAACCCGCCAGTCTTATGAAAAGAATTGAATCCTGAGGGAAATTAAAATCAGAATAAAAGAAACGTTTTGTAGTGTCCGTTTTTCGGTTTTTATGGTCTTCATTATTCCAGAGCGCTTTCGGGTATCTGGACTGTTCCACGGTGACAGCCGTGGAAAGATTGCCGGAACATTGGCTTTAAAATCAAGATATTCGGGGCCGAATAATTTATCCAAGGTTTCTTCCTCAAGAGAAATTATGAGTGAATATTGAATCAGAAAAAATGAAAAAGTTGTTGCTGCCATTAGCCAAACATTTGCAGCGCCAGCCATCATAACAATGCCCACATACATGAACATATTCCCCACATAAAGCGGGTTTCTTACAAAAGCATATGGACCCGACGAGCAGAGTGCCGGCGCGCCAACGTTCCTTGTCCTTGTTTCTCCGCCTGCATAGGATACAGCCCAGATTCGAATAAATTCTCCAATCAATAACAAGGAAAGACCGAAAGGTAAAAAGGCGTTCTCCGGTCTTGCAAAATAAACGATCATAACACCGATTGGAATTGGCGTATAGCTTCTGTATTTAAAGAAAAAGTTTCTAATATCCATTAATGTAAATCCTCAAGTATTTTATCATGAATTTGTATTGCAACATCCAAAGCGTTTCGCCCGTCTCGACCGCTTACAATTGGCGTCGCTTTTCCTTTTACAGATTCAATAAAATTCTGTAATTCCATTTTAAGGGCGTCGTGTTTTTTAATTGTGGGTTTTTCATAAAATATTTGTCGGTGTTTGCCGTCGGATTCAATTGGTGCAGACATTATTGCCGCTGGGTCCGATTCGTTGGCGTCCATCACCCTATAAACCTCTGTTAATCCAATCAAAAAATCGATTGTAATATATAAGTCCTGTTGAAATACTTTAATTTTTCTTACGCGATCCTTTGCAACCCGGCTGGAAGTAATACTAGCAACCGTGCCGTTTTCAAACCGAATCCTAGCGTTTGCCATATCTACTGAATCAGTCATAATAGAAACACCGCTGGCGTGGATGTGTTTTACTGGTGATTTTACGAAGGCGAGTACCAAGTCAATATCATGTATCATTAAATCAAGAACTACGGGAACGTCTGTTCCCCGGCTCATATAGGGGGCCAACCGCTGAACCTCTATGAATTTTGGGTTTATATCAAATTCAGATAGAGGTATCAAAGCCGGG
This genomic interval carries:
- a CDS encoding isoprenylcysteine carboxylmethyltransferase family protein gives rise to the protein MDIRNFFFKYRSYTPIPIGVMIVYFARPENAFLPFGLSLLLIGEFIRIWAVSYAGGETRTRNVGAPALCSSGPYAFVRNPLYVGNMFMYVGIVMMAGAANVWLMAATTFSFFLIQYSLIISLEEETLDKLFGPEYLDFKANVPAIFPRLSPWNSPDTRKRSGIMKTIKTEKRTLQNVSFILILISLRIQFFS
- a CDS encoding Gfo/Idh/MocA family oxidoreductase, with translation MNKTDKMINVGVIGVGHLGQHHTKHYSHLKDVNLVGVFDVDQKRCKEIANKFNTKPFESLKSLLKKTDALSIVTPTSHHKNVAEDCIKNGKHVFIEKPITETVKEADWLLELSEKNKTLIQVGHIERLNPALIPLSEFDINPKFIEVQRLAPYMSRGTDVPVVLDLMIHDIDLVLAFVKSPVKHIHASGVSIMTDSVDMANARIRFENGTVASITSSRVAKDRVRKIKVFQQDLYITIDFLIGLTEVYRVMDANESDPAAIMSAPIESDGKHRQIFYEKPTIKKHDALKMELQNFIESVKGKATPIVSGRDGRNALDVAIQIHDKILEDLH